AAGTCGGTGCCCCAGTAGAACTGCAAAATAAAAGGTAACACCATGACGATGACCATAATGCGGGTCGCGTGAAACAATGACAGGGCGCGTACATCAGCACCCGCTTCTTCGCCGAACAACAACATATCCTGAAGCCCGCCAGGCATCGCGCCATAATAGCTGGTCGCGAAATCAAATCCCCAGAGCCGCTGAAAATACGGAATCCCGACCAAGCCGATCAGAAACACCATGAGTGGCACGAGTAATAGCGTTGTCCACATTCCCGCCATTGTAACGACCAGCGCCCAAGTGAACGTTGCGCCAATGGCGACACCCAGAATAGTACGCATCAGGTTATTGATCACAGGCTTGCCGCCCATTGGTATCCCCAACAAAGCTGCGGTAAGGCACGCGACGATCGGACCCAAGAGCCAAGGCAACGGTAGATCCAAATACACGAACACGCCCACACCAAGTGCGGCGATCAAGTAAGTCGAAAGAACGATTTTCATGTGAAATCCCCCGCTGCTGCGACCTTGTGGATTTCGGCCTTGAACACAGTAACCGCCGGTGAGTAACCTTGGCCCAAGCGCGAGAGCAGCCCGATTGGGCGGGCAATGTTCGGGGTTTGTAGCTCGCAAATAGCGACGCGATCGGCGTTCATCGAGGATTGGGGCAACAGGGCCGCCCTGAAACCATCGGCAACCAAATCTAGCGCCGTCGTTGATCGACCGACCTCATAAGTCCAAACTAACGGCATGCGCGCGCTGGCCATGGCTTCATCGATAAGCAGCCGGTTACCAGTGTCACGCACAGGCAAAATCAAAGGCCTCTAGGTCGCCAAAATCGTAATTGATGCGCATGGCGCAACAATTTATATCAATCATGCGTTTGTCAAATTAAACCCCGCGCAATTGTCAGGGTTGGATAAGGGGTGCTCCATGGCTCCTCAAGTTGACATCGCCAAAAACTGTCATGTGCTGATCAAAAGGAAGGGTCTGGTGCGACAAATACCTTAATACCGTCGCAATTGAATGAGATATGGGTCGCCATTGAAGGGCGTTTTATACTATTGCCTGCGAAGCAACCTTAAGTTGGGGAAGACGATGCGTTTGATTGCAATTCTTTGTGCGGGCTTGATGGCCGCCGCACCCGCCGTAGCACAAGAACGTGAAACGCTCGGCTTTGGCCGTATCTTCACAAATGATTTTTTTGGCGACAACCAAGACCGCTGGCGGTCTGGGTCTTATGCCTATTCCATCGTGCGCGGGCCCGAGTGGCAGGGCCGTGCGCCAAGCACGCCGGGCGCCATACTTGAGTACCGTTTGCGTACCGAAATTATCGCACCGTCCGCATTGAATGGCGCAGGTTCAAATGATCGCCCTTACGTCGGAACGCTGTCAGCTGGCCTTCACACCCATTTCGAAAGCGGTGGCGCTGACGTATCTCTCGGGGTTGACCTTGTGGCCGTTGGGCCACAGACCGGAGTGGCGGATATTCAGGACTGGTTCCACGATGTTGTAAGCGCGCCGAACGTCTCAAATTCGGTGCTGACGAACCAAGTTGCAAACACTGTTTACCCGACCGCTTTGGCCGAGGTTTCTTATCCGGTTATTATCCGTGAAAACGCATCCATTCGCCCCTTCGTTGAGGCGCAGTATGGCGTGGAGAATTTCATCCGTGTCGGTGCAGATGTCTTGATCGGCCAAACACTGCAAAATGACCTCTGGTTGCGGGACAGCGCGTCTGGGCAACTATATACAGGGGTTGAGGGTGGCCAAGCGGGCACCGGATTTGTGCTTGGTGCGGACTATGCGGTGGTCAGTGATAGCGCGTACTTTCCGGCCAGCTTTGGAACCATTGCAGAGGACGAACGTTTCCGCGCTCGCGCCGGTGTTCACTGGCGCCTTGGTGACAACTTTTCGTACTTCTACGGCGTCACCTATTTGAGCGAAGAATATGTGGGTCAAACCGAGGGCCAGATCGTCGGTTCACTGAAGCTGAATTTCAACTTCTAAATAAATAGTTAACGCTCGTCCTTAAAGTGACTTGATTGGCGTGATTCCGGCCTGTTAACCTTTGATCAGAACCCTGCACGCAGAGGCGGGGCAAAGACAGAGGCAGTAACGGGCATGAAAACGGGCTTTAAAGGCACGTTCGTCATCTCCTGGTCACAAACGGAACTCGATGGGTTCTGGTCGGCACCGCTTGAAAACTTGCGGGTCGGGACGGCGTGGTCATGGACAGGCGAGGCGGTACGGGTGGACGGACCCGCAGATATTTTACCATTGGGTGATGCGGCTGGC
This Octadecabacter temperatus DNA region includes the following protein-coding sequences:
- a CDS encoding LysR substrate-binding domain-containing protein; translated protein: MILPVRDTGNRLLIDEAMASARMPLVWTYEVGRSTTALDLVADGFRAALLPQSSMNADRVAICELQTPNIARPIGLLSRLGQGYSPAVTVFKAEIHKVAAAGDFT
- a CDS encoding lipid A-modifier LpxR family protein, yielding MRLIAILCAGLMAAAPAVAQERETLGFGRIFTNDFFGDNQDRWRSGSYAYSIVRGPEWQGRAPSTPGAILEYRLRTEIIAPSALNGAGSNDRPYVGTLSAGLHTHFESGGADVSLGVDLVAVGPQTGVADIQDWFHDVVSAPNVSNSVLTNQVANTVYPTALAEVSYPVIIRENASIRPFVEAQYGVENFIRVGADVLIGQTLQNDLWLRDSASGQLYTGVEGGQAGTGFVLGADYAVVSDSAYFPASFGTIAEDERFRARAGVHWRLGDNFSYFYGVTYLSEEYVGQTEGQIVGSLKLNFNF